The Methanobrevibacter gottschalkii DSM 11977 genome includes a region encoding these proteins:
- a CDS encoding DUF4013 domain-containing protein, translating to MEIIDIIKEAFIFPSNNLEKLAIYIVLTFVMGMLVVGGIFSFVFSSQSSALLIVGLILCIAAIILALIISGYQLKIMKSGIDQDEEAPAFDWKNDGINGIKVIVLGIVYFIIPAIIVGIVALITNVPGNLVQIIQEYSTSINATAAVNSTASAMPAVSSASWAALGTSLAITAIIAFVLFIIFAFIQTMGQARLANTGSLGNGLNIVEAAKDISRIGVGKVIAVILLVFIVIMVIQGILGYIYGQIPQLSIISIIITPYFVFFTQRAYGLLYSDIA from the coding sequence ATGGAAATAATAGATATTATTAAAGAAGCATTTATTTTCCCATCAAATAATTTAGAAAAACTTGCAATTTATATAGTTTTAACATTTGTAATGGGAATGTTAGTTGTTGGGGGAATATTTTCTTTCGTATTCAGTAGTCAGTCTAGTGCTCTTTTAATTGTTGGTTTAATATTATGTATTGCTGCAATAATTTTAGCATTGATAATATCAGGTTATCAACTTAAAATCATGAAATCTGGTATTGACCAGGATGAAGAGGCTCCTGCATTTGACTGGAAGAATGATGGAATAAATGGTATTAAAGTAATAGTTCTTGGTATTGTATACTTTATTATTCCTGCCATTATTGTTGGAATTGTAGCATTAATTACTAATGTTCCGGGCAATTTAGTGCAAATCATTCAGGAATATTCTACAAGTATAAATGCAACTGCTGCTGTTAACTCTACTGCATCCGCAATGCCTGCTGTATCAAGTGCTAGTTGGGCAGCATTAGGAACTTCATTAGCTATTACCGCTATTATTGCATTTGTTTTATTCATAATATTTGCATTCATTCAAACTATGGGTCAGGCAAGATTAGCAAATACGGGTAGTCTTGGCAATGGACTTAATATTGTTGAAGCAGCAAAAGACATTTCAAGAATTGGTGTAGGTAAGGTAATTGCTGTTATTCTTTTAGTGTTTATAGTTATAATGGTTATTCAAGGAATTTTAGGATATATTTATGGTCAAATCCCACAATTATCAATTATTTCAATTATAATAACTCCTTACTTCGTATTCTTTACACAAAGGGCATATGGGTTATTATATTCTGATATTGCATAA
- the rbr gene encoding rubrerythrin — protein sequence MSDLKGTKTEENLKAAFAGESQAHTKYQYFAAKAKEEGYVQIHDIFMETSKNEREHAKIWFKLLNDEAIPDTIANLNAAADGENEEWTSMYKEFAETAKEEGFPMIAFLFEKVGAIEKEHEARYRTLLDNVEKETVFNKAEDIEWKCENCGFIFSGPNAPEKCPVCGLPKAHFEERATNFK from the coding sequence ATGTCTGATTTAAAAGGTACTAAAACTGAAGAAAATTTAAAAGCAGCATTTGCTGGTGAGTCTCAAGCACATACTAAATATCAATACTTCGCAGCTAAAGCTAAAGAAGAAGGTTATGTCCAAATCCATGATATTTTCATGGAAACTTCTAAAAATGAAAGAGAACATGCTAAAATCTGGTTTAAATTATTAAATGATGAAGCTATTCCTGATACAATAGCTAATCTCAATGCTGCTGCTGACGGTGAAAACGAAGAATGGACTTCCATGTACAAAGAATTCGCTGAAACCGCTAAGGAAGAAGGTTTCCCAATGATTGCATTCCTATTTGAAAAAGTAGGTGCAATTGAAAAAGAACATGAAGCAAGATACAGAACATTACTCGATAATGTTGAAAAAGAAACTGTATTCAACAAAGCTGAAGATATTGAATGGAAATGTGAAAACTGCGGATTTATATTTTCAGGTCCTAATGCTCCTGAAAAATGTCCAGTTTGCGGACTTCCAAAAGCACACTTTGAAGAAAGAGCTACTAACTTCAAATAA
- the rbr gene encoding rubrerythrin, with the protein MADLKGTKTEENLKAALAGESQARVKYEFYASQAKKDGYVEIKEIFQESSDNEKEHAKIWFKLLNGGKVPDTKINLADAAAGEHEEWTSMYKGFAATAREEGLDDIADLFDAAAATEKAHEDRYNALSDKIKAGKVFKKDEEIAWKCNNCGYIHYGKEAPEVCPLCDHPQAHFRKQDTSYI; encoded by the coding sequence ATGGCAGATTTAAAAGGCACTAAAACTGAAGAAAATTTAAAAGCAGCACTCGCTGGTGAATCTCAAGCACGTGTAAAATATGAATTTTACGCATCCCAAGCTAAAAAAGACGGTTATGTGGAAATCAAAGAGATTTTCCAAGAATCATCTGATAATGAAAAAGAACATGCAAAAATATGGTTTAAACTTTTAAATGGTGGTAAAGTACCTGATACCAAAATTAACCTTGCAGATGCAGCTGCTGGTGAACATGAAGAATGGACTTCAATGTACAAAGGATTTGCTGCAACTGCACGTGAAGAAGGTTTAGATGATATTGCAGACTTATTTGATGCTGCAGCCGCTACTGAAAAAGCTCATGAAGACAGGTATAATGCTTTATCAGATAAGATTAAAGCAGGTAAAGTATTTAAAAAGGATGAAGAAATCGCATGGAAATGTAACAACTGCGGATACATCCATTATGGAAAGGAAGCTCCTGAAGTATGTCCATTATGTGATCACCCACAAGCTCATTTCAGAAAACAAGATACTAGTTATATCTAA
- a CDS encoding nicotinate phosphoribosyltransferase, producing the protein MIENNICLLTDSYKVTHHYFYPKGTEKIYSYLESRLGSEFNKTIFYGLQYIIKKYLEGSVVNQQKIEEADKLISNHIGEDIFNKDGWYYILDNYDGYLPIEIKAVPEGTPVNVSNVLMSVENTDKKSFWLVNYLESLLLQVWYPSTVATLSAEVRKLSKFYLEVTGSSKDNLDFMLHDFGYRGASSTESSMLAGSAHLLSFSGTDTIPALLIPKNYYNDSNLYGFSVQATEHSVMTSLGPKGEFDQILNVIDNAKNGILSMVIDSYDYKNFLTEAGKSDSQLNKAINDFLAVEGNKVVFRPDSGEPVSTTIDCLNILGKGFGSYLTDKGYKVFDSNIGLLWGDGLDYHKIRDILFAMKSNGWAAENIIFGMGGGLHTYVNRDTQRNAFKCSAQLRDGKWFDIYKNPLDSSKKSKTGRFKLINENNSFKTISIDGYGDDCLRTVFKNGKLLIEDTFADIKSKTLNYSNFL; encoded by the coding sequence ATGATTGAAAATAATATATGTTTATTAACAGATAGCTATAAAGTAACACATCATTATTTTTACCCTAAAGGAACAGAAAAAATCTATTCATACCTTGAAAGCAGATTAGGTTCTGAATTTAATAAAACTATTTTTTATGGACTCCAATATATTATTAAAAAATATTTAGAAGGTTCTGTCGTAAATCAGCAAAAAATTGAAGAAGCTGATAAACTTATTTCCAATCACATTGGTGAAGATATATTCAATAAGGATGGCTGGTATTATATTTTAGACAACTATGATGGTTATCTTCCAATTGAAATAAAAGCAGTACCTGAAGGAACACCTGTTAATGTTAGTAATGTATTGATGAGCGTAGAAAATACTGATAAAAAATCATTCTGGTTAGTTAATTACTTGGAATCTTTATTATTGCAAGTCTGGTATCCTTCGACTGTTGCAACATTATCTGCAGAGGTAAGAAAATTATCAAAATTTTACCTTGAAGTTACTGGTTCTTCAAAAGACAATTTAGATTTCATGTTGCATGATTTCGGATATCGCGGAGCTAGTTCAACAGAATCATCAATGTTAGCTGGTTCAGCTCATTTACTCAGTTTTTCCGGAACTGACACTATTCCTGCTCTATTAATTCCTAAAAATTATTATAATGATTCAAATTTATATGGATTTTCAGTTCAAGCAACGGAACACAGTGTAATGACTTCATTAGGTCCTAAAGGTGAATTTGATCAAATTTTGAATGTAATTGATAATGCTAAAAATGGAATATTGTCTATGGTTATAGATTCATATGATTATAAAAATTTTTTAACCGAAGCTGGAAAATCAGATAGCCAATTAAATAAAGCTATAAATGATTTTTTAGCAGTTGAAGGAAATAAAGTTGTATTTAGACCGGATAGTGGTGAACCTGTATCAACAACAATTGACTGTTTGAATATCCTGGGAAAAGGTTTCGGATCTTATCTAACTGACAAAGGTTATAAGGTATTTGATTCAAATATTGGTCTTTTATGGGGTGATGGTTTAGACTATCATAAAATTAGGGATATATTATTTGCAATGAAATCTAATGGCTGGGCGGCTGAAAACATTATCTTTGGTATGGGTGGAGGCCTTCACACCTATGTAAATCGTGATACTCAGAGAAATGCATTTAAATGTTCAGCACAATTACGTGATGGCAAGTGGTTTGATATTTATAAAAATCCATTGGATTCCAGTAAAAAATCTAAAACAGGTAGGTTTAAATTAATTAATGAAAATAATTCATTTAAAACAATATCAATTGATGGATATGGTGATGATTGTCTCAGAACTGTATTTAAAAATGGAAAATTGCTAATTGAAGATACATTTGCAGATATAAAATCAAAAACGTTAAATTATTCAAATTTTTTGTAA